AACTTATGGTGCATCTATTAAAGGTTATGTGGCACCAATCGAGGCTAATCCATATGTAGCCATTATCCAGGAAACTGATACCTTTTTTACTTTCCCTGATCCTGACGGAATGTTCTATTTTTTTGGCCTTAACGAGGGAGCATGGGATATTTATTTAATTGCCAACCCGGAATCCAATTATAGAGATACTGTATTTACCGACACTTTATCATATGGACAAAAACTTGAGCTAACACCGAGACCAATCAGACTTGTTTTTGATGCACCATAGGGTCAAGTTTTAATTTATTTTCACACGACTAATAATAGAAAGATAACCTTCTTTACTATCTTTGCGATAACCGTTTAAATTTAGATTATTACGTACATTAATAAATTCTCAACTTACATGAAAAAATTCCATTTAATTTTATTTTTTGCAGGATTGTTGGTTTTGGGTACCTCTTGTAAACCAAAACAGAGTGCATATAAACAAGTATATGAAGCTGCCAAAGAAAGAGAAATTCAGCAATCTGCATCTCAACCAACAACAGTTGTAAAGGATGCAAGTCCATTACCTCCGGTTGAAGTATCTGTTAGAAAAGAAAAAGTTGAACCGGTTTATGCAACTGATGCTGCAGGACTAAAAAGATTTAACGTTGTGATTGCTTCTCTAAGTGTAAAACTTAATGCTGAGTCACTTAAAAGCAGAATGGAAAACGAGGGTCACAAAGTTATTCTGGCTGAGAATGAGCAAGGTATGTATAGAGTGATTGTAGCAAGCTACGACACAAAAGAACAAGCTGCTGCAAAAAGAAACGAAATATACAGTACTTATACTGCAAAAGGGGATACCGACTATCTAAGGAGAACTTACGGGGTACCTTTCAATGACCTTTGGATATTGGAGAGAGATTATTAATAATAACTTCATAAAGGAAAAAGAAAGCTACCCGCTAATGGAGTAGCTTTTTTTTATTAAGAAGTATCATATGAAAGTACTTTTTTTAGGTACAGGAACTTCAACAGGAGTTCCTCAAATAGGTTGCAATTGCGATGTATGCACATCAGATGACAGTCGTGACAAAAGATTACGCTCTTCTGTAAGGATTGAAGTTGATGGTAAAGTACTAATTATTGATTGTACTCCAGATTTCAGACAACAAATGATGGGAATGCCTTTCGGTAAAATTAACGGCATGCTTTTGACACACGAGCATTACGATCATGTTGGTGGAATTGATGATCTAAGACCTTTTTCAATTTTTGGCTCAGTAAAACTGTATATGGAAGAACACCTGGAGAATGTCATCAGGGAACGATTGCCATACTGTTTTAATCCAAAGAAATATGGAGGTGTACCGGACATAGAAATCAAGCGGATTAATGAGTATGATAGTTTTGATATTGAAGGATTAAAAATTACCCCAATAAGAGTTATGCATTACAAGCTTCCAATTATGGGGTTTAGGATAAAGGATTTTGCATATCTTACTGATGTTAAATCGATTCCTGAAAGTGAATATTCCAAATTAACGGGTTTGAATACTCTTGTAATAAGTGCGCTTAGAAAAACAGAACATATTTCGCACCAGTCTCTGAGTGAAGCATTGAATATTTCAAAAAGAATTGCAGCAAAAAGGACCTACTTCTCTCACATGAGTCATGAAATGGGGTTGCATGGTAAAATAGAAAAAGAACTGCCTCAAAACACCTATTTTGCCTACGATGGTCTTAAGATTGATGTTTTTTAACCAAAGATAATGCAGCGTTTATTCATATTCTGCATCTTTTAGATAGTAGAATACCCTATTTACTTGTATATTTGTATGTAAACCTATTATATTATATGGTTTTAGATTAAACTATCGATAGGTAAATTAGTCGAATACAGTGATAGAAACAAATAAAGCAACAATATAAAAAGGAAGAGACAATGAAAACTAAAAATTTTTTACTTTCGGTTTTATTGGTCACTATACCTCTATTAGGTTTCGCTCAGGAATGGGATGATATCTATGCTGATCCTTCTCAAAAGGAAACTGAAAAAGTTCGTAAGTACGAAGAACCAGAACAACAGAAAAAAAGAGTAGTAATTGTTCAGGGTGATGTTTCAAATATGGAAGTAACTGCGAATGGCAGGGATATTGACGAATATAATCGCCGTGGCAATAATACTGATACAATAAACGAGCTAGGTTATACCGAAAAATCTGATGATTATACAGAGTATGAGTATACAGATAGAATAGTAAGGTTTCACGAGCCTGAATCAAGCATAAGAATAACAGGTGCTGATGAAGTAATAGTTTATGTAGGTGATGATATCTACGAAGGATATAATAACAGGGGATGGAATACTAATATCTATTATGGAATGGGTTGGAGCTCATTCTATCCATGGTATGACCCATGGTATAATCCATGGTATTACAGTCGCTGGTATTCACCATGGTACTATGGAAGATGGTATGACCCATGGTATTACGGATACGCTGGATGGTATGGTGGCTGGAGCAGATGGTACAACCCATGGTATTACGGTGGTTGGTACGATCCATGGTATTATGGCAGTTATTACGGTTACTATGGAGGATACTCTCATGGATTTTATGATGGCTACTACAGTAGTCTGACTCGAAACCGTTCAGGCAGAAGTTCAGGTATTTACAGAAGAAGCTTAGCTAACACCTCTTCATCTGCAACCGCCGGTTTATCAGGTAGAAGCTCTACAAGCAGAACCGCAACACGCTCAGCTCTATCTGGAGGAAGTACATCTTCAAGCACTCGTTCAGCTGTATCAGGCAGAAGTTCTACCAACACTACAAGAACTAGAATTATTGACAGCTCAGGCAGAGCAATTGATTCAAGAACAGGACGTGTAGTTGATCGTACTGCAACATCTACTAGATCAAGTTCTGTAAACAGAGCAACTCAGCCTACTCGCTCGGGCAGCAGCACAACATATCAGAGAAGTTCTACAACCTCTCCAACAAGAAATAGTTCTACTTACCAAAGGAGCAGTAATACTACTCCGAATAGAAGCACCTACTCAACTCCACAAAGGAGTTCAAGCACAAATAGAAGTTCTACAATCTCCACTCCAAGCAGAAGTTCTTCAAGCAGTGGATCATTTGGTGGTAGCAGTAGTAGAAGTTCAAGTGGTAGCTCAAGCAGTAGCAGCAGTAGTCGCTCAAGTGGTGGAAGAAGATAATTTCAATATAATATTATAAATATGAAAAAAATCACGTACATATTGGCTTCTATGCTTATATTGTCTCTACCATTGTCTGCACAAGGTGAAGTTGATGCATTGAGATTTTCCAGAGAAGATCTTTATGGAACTGCCAGATCTATGGCTATGGGTGGAGCTTTTGGGGCATTAGGAGGTGATCTTACCGGCGTTAATATTAACCCAGCCGGAATAGCTGTATACAGAAGTTCAGAAGTTGTCGGAACAGTTAACTTATCAATTGAAGGCTCTTCTGTAGGTAATTATGATGCAAAAAAGAGTAATTTCAATATGGATAACCTTGGTTTTGTAGGTTACTTTCCATTGAGAAATGATATTATGCCTCATATTAACTTCGGATTTTCTTATAATAAACTTAAATCATTTAATAAAAATGTTGATGCTGTAGGTGTACCGGGTAATTCTATGCTCGATTATATAGCTGACAGGAGTACGGGCATAAATCCAACAAATTTATATATGGGAGATGATTTGCCAGATCCTTTCGAATCACAGCCTTGGTTAACTGTGTTGGGTTATAACTCATGGTTAATTGATGATCATCAGGATGCACAGGGTTACTATTATACTCCGTTAAATACCCCAGGTGCAATAGGAAACGAGATTAAAACACGTGAGAGTGGATATATCGATAATTATGATTTTACAGTAGGAACGACAATAAATAATGTATTGAATCTTGGACTTTCGCTTTCTATTAAAGATATAACTTATCGTCTGACATCTGACTTCTGGGAAGATTATACAGATGGTTCTTATAGGTTGACTAACTGGCTGACAACTGATGGTGCAGGTGTTAGTGCCAAGATTGGAGCTATTTACAGACCAGTTAATCAATTACGATTTGGAATCTCATATCATACGCCTACATATTATGCAATGACAGAAACTTATGAGGCTGAATTAGAGGATAATATGGGTGCATATGTTTCTGACCCCAATTACGAAAAGGGTACAACCAACTCAAGACGATTTTCTAATGATTATGATCTTAGAACTCCGGGAAAGATTGTAGCAAGTGCTGCAGCTGTCTTAGGGAATAGATTCATACTTAGTGTTGATTATGAGATGGTTGACTATAGTAAGATGAAGTTGATGATACCTTCAAATTCAATGGATGATGAAGACTGGTATGAGGTTGATAACGGTTATATATCAACTGATTTCAAGAATGCATCTACCGTAAAAGTTGGTACAGAGTATCGTTTTACACCTAAGTTCTACGGCAGATTAGGTTATGCCTGGATTCAAAATCCATACGAAACAGAGTTTAAAGAGAGTGGGGATGCCTTTATTCCAAATTCTAACACTGTATACAGGATGGAGGGTGATGCTAAATATTTCACAGGAGGAATCGGTTATAGATTCAACCAGAGTTTCTTTCTTGATTTTGCTTTAGTATACAAGACTCAAACGGATGACTTGTATCCATTCCCAAATCTATATACAGATAACAGAACTGAGCTTGTGATCGACGCAAATCCATTTGAATTGAAAAACAATTCATTCAGAGGTTTGATTACTCTTGGGTATAAGTTTTAAGTAATAAATTGAATATATCATAAGTTAGCCGGGATTAGTTCCCGGCTTTCTTTTTATCTTATTTCGACAAAAAGGATTAACTTTGCATATCAAATTTAATTAAGTCAAAAATTTTTATAAGAAATGTCTCAGCAAAAGGGGTACCTCTCGAATGAAAATAGAAAGAAAGTAACTACTCACCGACTTCTTGAAATGAAGCAAAATGGTGAAAAAATTTCCATGCTTACTGCATATGACTACTCAATGGCTTCAATAATTGATAAAGCCGGGATGGATGTAATATTAGTGGGTGATTCTGCTTCTAACGTAATGGTGGGGAATGCAACTACTCTGCCAATGACTGTTGATCAGATGATACATCACGGAAAATCTGTTACAAACGGAGTAGAAAAAGCTATGGTGGTTGTAGATATGCCTTTCGGCAGTTATCATGCAAGTACGCAGGAAGCTGTTACAAATGCTGTAAGGATAATGCGTGAGACAGGAGCTGACTGCCTTAAACTTGAGGGTGGAGTAGAGATAATCGATTCTGTAAGAGCTATTTTGGCTACCGGTATTCCCATTATGGGACATTTAGGACTAATGCCTCAGTCGATTAATAAATATGGTTCATATGCTCTTAGAGCGAAGGATAGTGCAGAGGCTGATAAACTTATTAGCGATGCTAAACTGCTCGAAGATACCGGATGTTGTAGTGTTGTTTTAGAGAAAATACCGACAGAATTGGCAAAAAAAGTAACCGAAGAATTAAACATACCAACCATAGGTATAGGTGCAGGTCCTTTCGTTGATGGTCAGGTTTTAGTTATGCATGATATGCTTGGTCTGAATAAAGGATTCTCACCTAAATTTCTTAGACGTTATGCTAACTTGTATGACGTTATAATTGAAGCTGTACAGAGTTATATCGAAGATGTTAAATCTTCAGATTTCCCATCAGCTGACGAAAGTTATTGAAATACGGTTGAATAGTGGTTTATATTCAATTGAACAACGATTGAAATATTTATTCAATTCATTAGGAAATTATCGCAGACTTTGATATTCAGGTATATCTGTAAGGTATTCGAATGATTGATCTTCATAATTCATTCTGCAGCAGTAGTGTGAAATACCATTGGATACTACAATATAAGGAACTTTCAGAACTGTGTTATATCTTACTACCTGATCAAATACATTTTGTGTGATTTGTACTTTTGACTCTTTGTACTCGATTATCATTAAAGGCTCTAACTGATTATTATATACTACAGTATCGCATCTGCGTGTTAGAGAATTGAGCTTTATCCCTGCTTCATTAGCCATTAAAGAAGCAGGATAATTTTTATAATTAATCAGATAGTTGACAAAATGCTGACGCACCCATTCTTCAGGGGTAAGAGCAATATACTTACGACGCAATGGATCAAATATTTCTAATCCGTTACTGTTTTTTCTTATTTTTGCTTCGTATGTTGGTAAGTTTAATGAGTACATATTGTATCTTTGCTTCAAATGGGATTTGCGGAAGACAAAAATAGACTTTTTTTATGAGAACAAAACAGGAAATTGTGGAGAATTGGCTACCAAGATATACGAGTAGACCATTGAAAGATTTTACAAAATATATCCTGCTTACCAATTTTCAAAAATATGTGGAAATATTTGCTGAACATTTTAATGTTCCAATAGTAGGTGCTAATGCTAATATGCCAAATGCTTCGGCAGAAGGTATAACTATTATCAATTTTGGTATGGGTAGTGCTAATGCTGCCACGATAATGGATTTGTTAAGTGCAGTTGCACCTACTGCAGTTCTGTTTCTGGGCAAATGTGGCGGACTTAAAGCAAGCAGTGAACTTGGTGATTATATATTACCAATTGCTGGAATCAGAGGTGAGGGTACATCAAATGACTATTTCCCTCCCGAGGTTCCATCTCTTCCGGCATTTAGCCTTATGCGTGCGGTATCTTCAAATATTAGAGACTTTGGCAGAGATTACTGGACTGGTACAGTTTATACAACCAACAGGCGTGTATGGGAATATGATGATGAGTTTAAAAGCTATCTGAGACAAATCAGGGTTTTAGCTGTGGATATGGAGACAGCTACTCTATTTACATGTGGTTTTGCAAATCATATTTCAACCGGAGCTCTGCTTCTTGTATCAGATCAACCCCTGATTTCCAGTGGTGTTAAAACAGAGGAGAGTGATAAACTAGTTACAGAAAAGTTTGTGGAAGAGCATGTTAAGATTGGTATAAAGTCTCTTTCATCTATAATTCATAACAGTTCCACTATTAAACATCTAAGGTTTGATTGGTGATTAATCAGCCCTTATAAAGATCATTTTTTCATATTATTAATCCATACATAATCATACTAAATATATAAATGGCAGCTCCATCATCAAAGAATAGTTACGAAGCAATTAAAAATGATATAGTTAACCGGCGTTTTAAACCCATTTATCTTTTTATGGGTGATGAGTCTTATTTTATTGATGAACTGACTGAGCTGCTGTCTGAAACCGTGCTTACTGAGTCTGAAAAGGACTTCAATATGCAGATATTTTATGGTGTGGATTCTGATGTTAACGAGATAATTGCTTCAGCCCGACGCTTCCCGATGATGGCTGAATATCAGCTTATTATCATTAAAGAGGCACAAAATCTGGATAAGTTTGAGTTGCTCGAAGTCTACGCTAATAATCCAATGCCAACAACAATTTTGGTTATCAGTTATAAGCATGGAACCGTAGATAAGCGTAAGGCAATAATAAAAAAAATAGACAAGGTAGGAGTAGTGTTTGAGTCTAAAAAATTATATGACAACCAAATACCGGGCTTTATTACCACTTATCTTAAAACAAGAGATATAGGCATAGATGGTAAGTCGGCTCAAATGCTTTCTGACTTTGTAGGAAATGATATTAGTAAGCTCATACCGCAGCTCCAAAAACTTGAGGTATCACTGCCTCCGGAGTCTACACACAGACGAATTACTGCCGAAATGATCGAGAGGAATGTAGGCATAAGCAAGGATTACAATAATTTCGAGCTGGTGAAGGCGGTCGCCAAGAAAGATATAGCATCGGCAAGCAGGATAGTTGACTATTTCAGTAAAAATCCAAAGGAAAACCCAATTATGGCCACTGTTGCAGTGCTATTCAATTATTTCAGTAATTTACTTGAATGCTTTTGGTTACCAAAGAAAGATGAAGTCTCTGTTATGGCAGCATTAAACATAAGATCCTCATTTTTCGCACGTGATTATATGGATGGGATTAGAAATTATAATGCGACAAAGGTAATGAATATCATCTCTGAGCTAAGAACTGTTGATGCTGCTTCTAAGGGTATAGATAACATTTCAGCAACTCATGGTGAGCTGCTGAAAGTACTTATTTATAAGATAATGCATTGATTATCCTCCGGTAATCCACTTAATGATTTTCTCACTCATTGGGCTTTCTTTAGGTTGCACAACATCAACAAGATTACCCTCTTCATCAATCATAAACTTCTGAAAGTTCCAGGTTACTTCCTGATCAATCTTACCATTTTCAGATTTATGTGTAAGCCAATTATACACCGGAGCCTGGTCTTTACCTTTAACGCTTATTTTATCCATCATTGGAAAAGTTACTCCATAATTTAAAGTGCAAAACTCCTTAATCTGAGCATTCGTGCCAGGCTCTTGTCCGGCAAAATTATTCGCAGGAAAACCTATTACAGTAAAGTTTCTATCTTTATACTTATCATATAGTGCCTGCAAATCTTCATACTGAGGAGTGAGTCCACATTTTGAAGCTACATTCACTACTAATACCTTCTTTCCTTTCAAAGAGGCAAGGTCGAATTCTTTACCATCAATATCCTTTACAGTGAAATCATGAAATGTTTGTGTTGTTTGCATATTACTGTTTTTACTATTATTCTGATTCTGCTTGTTTTGCCCTACGCATTGTAGAGCTACGAAAGTAAGTAACAGCACAAGCCAAGGTCTTATAGAAAGTTTCATATGAATAATA
This window of the Lascolabacillus massiliensis genome carries:
- a CDS encoding MBL fold metallo-hydrolase, producing the protein MKVLFLGTGTSTGVPQIGCNCDVCTSDDSRDKRLRSSVRIEVDGKVLIIDCTPDFRQQMMGMPFGKINGMLLTHEHYDHVGGIDDLRPFSIFGSVKLYMEEHLENVIRERLPYCFNPKKYGGVPDIEIKRINEYDSFDIEGLKITPIRVMHYKLPIMGFRIKDFAYLTDVKSIPESEYSKLTGLNTLVISALRKTEHISHQSLSEALNISKRIAAKRTYFSHMSHEMGLHGKIEKELPQNTYFAYDGLKIDVF
- a CDS encoding type I restriction enzyme HsdR N-terminal domain-containing protein, encoding MYSLNLPTYEAKIRKNSNGLEIFDPLRRKYIALTPEEWVRQHFVNYLINYKNYPASLMANEAGIKLNSLTRRCDTVVYNNQLEPLMIIEYKESKVQITQNVFDQVVRYNTVLKVPYIVVSNGISHYCCRMNYEDQSFEYLTDIPEYQSLR
- a CDS encoding SPOR domain-containing protein — encoded protein: MKKFHLILFFAGLLVLGTSCKPKQSAYKQVYEAAKEREIQQSASQPTTVVKDASPLPPVEVSVRKEKVEPVYATDAAGLKRFNVVIASLSVKLNAESLKSRMENEGHKVILAENEQGMYRVIVASYDTKEQAAAKRNEIYSTYTAKGDTDYLRRTYGVPFNDLWILERDY
- a CDS encoding glutathione peroxidase, encoding MQTTQTFHDFTVKDIDGKEFDLASLKGKKVLVVNVASKCGLTPQYEDLQALYDKYKDRNFTVIGFPANNFAGQEPGTNAQIKEFCTLNYGVTFPMMDKISVKGKDQAPVYNWLTHKSENGKIDQEVTWNFQKFMIDEEGNLVDVVQPKESPMSEKIIKWITGG
- a CDS encoding OmpP1/FadL family transporter, whose amino-acid sequence is MKKITYILASMLILSLPLSAQGEVDALRFSREDLYGTARSMAMGGAFGALGGDLTGVNINPAGIAVYRSSEVVGTVNLSIEGSSVGNYDAKKSNFNMDNLGFVGYFPLRNDIMPHINFGFSYNKLKSFNKNVDAVGVPGNSMLDYIADRSTGINPTNLYMGDDLPDPFESQPWLTVLGYNSWLIDDHQDAQGYYYTPLNTPGAIGNEIKTRESGYIDNYDFTVGTTINNVLNLGLSLSIKDITYRLTSDFWEDYTDGSYRLTNWLTTDGAGVSAKIGAIYRPVNQLRFGISYHTPTYYAMTETYEAELEDNMGAYVSDPNYEKGTTNSRRFSNDYDLRTPGKIVASAAAVLGNRFILSVDYEMVDYSKMKLMIPSNSMDDEDWYEVDNGYISTDFKNASTVKVGTEYRFTPKFYGRLGYAWIQNPYETEFKESGDAFIPNSNTVYRMEGDAKYFTGGIGYRFNQSFFLDFALVYKTQTDDLYPFPNLYTDNRTELVIDANPFELKNNSFRGLITLGYKF
- the panB gene encoding 3-methyl-2-oxobutanoate hydroxymethyltransferase, whose translation is MSQQKGYLSNENRKKVTTHRLLEMKQNGEKISMLTAYDYSMASIIDKAGMDVILVGDSASNVMVGNATTLPMTVDQMIHHGKSVTNGVEKAMVVVDMPFGSYHASTQEAVTNAVRIMRETGADCLKLEGGVEIIDSVRAILATGIPIMGHLGLMPQSINKYGSYALRAKDSAEADKLISDAKLLEDTGCCSVVLEKIPTELAKKVTEELNIPTIGIGAGPFVDGQVLVMHDMLGLNKGFSPKFLRRYANLYDVIIEAVQSYIEDVKSSDFPSADESY
- a CDS encoding AMP nucleosidase yields the protein MRTKQEIVENWLPRYTSRPLKDFTKYILLTNFQKYVEIFAEHFNVPIVGANANMPNASAEGITIINFGMGSANAATIMDLLSAVAPTAVLFLGKCGGLKASSELGDYILPIAGIRGEGTSNDYFPPEVPSLPAFSLMRAVSSNIRDFGRDYWTGTVYTTNRRVWEYDDEFKSYLRQIRVLAVDMETATLFTCGFANHISTGALLLVSDQPLISSGVKTEESDKLVTEKFVEEHVKIGIKSLSSIIHNSSTIKHLRFDW
- the holA gene encoding DNA polymerase III subunit delta — its product is MAAPSSKNSYEAIKNDIVNRRFKPIYLFMGDESYFIDELTELLSETVLTESEKDFNMQIFYGVDSDVNEIIASARRFPMMAEYQLIIIKEAQNLDKFELLEVYANNPMPTTILVISYKHGTVDKRKAIIKKIDKVGVVFESKKLYDNQIPGFITTYLKTRDIGIDGKSAQMLSDFVGNDISKLIPQLQKLEVSLPPESTHRRITAEMIERNVGISKDYNNFELVKAVAKKDIASASRIVDYFSKNPKENPIMATVAVLFNYFSNLLECFWLPKKDEVSVMAALNIRSSFFARDYMDGIRNYNATKVMNIISELRTVDAASKGIDNISATHGELLKVLIYKIMH